A genome region from Setaria italica strain Yugu1 chromosome III, Setaria_italica_v2.0, whole genome shotgun sequence includes the following:
- the LOC101762415 gene encoding uncharacterized protein LOC101762415: MQLLVSNPVSGRGGCAFLPVAAALRPPSATLSWRRAGWRRRKLTLARASTDGSGSGAAAAQASTVGDSLEREEGGGGEGVASADSSAGKQPPPVDPKIEKELKKAVQKTAATFAPRASTKTKNPAVPGTTLYSVFEVQGYVSMLLGGALSFNLVFPSNEPDIWRLMGMWSIWMFTIPSLRARDCSNKEKEALNYLFLLIPLINVAIPFFVKSFAVVWSADTVAFFVMYAWKLGWLQRSE, translated from the exons ATGCAACTGTTGGTAAGCAACCCGGtcagcggccgcggcggctgcgcgtTTCTGCCAGTGGCAGCCGCACTGCGGCCACCGTCGGCCACGCTCTCCTGGAGAAGGGCGGgctggaggcggaggaagcTCACTTTAGCGCGCGCAAGCACCGATGGTTCGGGATCCGGTGCTGCGGCGGCTCAGGCGTCTACCGTGGGAGACAGCTTGGAAcgggaggaaggcggcggcggggagggggttGCTTCGGCTGACTCATCGGCAGGGAAGCAGCCGCCTCCTGTCGATCCCAAGATCGAAAAGGAGCTCAAGAAG GCAGTTCAGAAGACTGCGGCAACCTTTGCACCGAGGGCGTCTACAAAAACAAAGAACCCTGCTGTTCCTGGAACTACTCTGTACAGTGTCTTTGAAGTCCAGGGATATGTCTCCATGCTGTTGGGCGGAGCCCTTTCCTTCAATCTTGTATTCCCATCAAATGAGCCTGACATCTGGAGGTTAATGGGAATGTGGTCCATTTGGATGTTCA CTATACCTTCACTTCGGGCCCGTGACTGCTCAAACAAGGAGAAAGAGGCTCTCAACTACTTATTTCTCCTGATCCCCCTGATCAATGTTGCAATTCCATTCTTTGTGAAATCCTTCGCAGTTGTCTGGTCAGCAGATACAGTTGCTTTCTTTGTGATGTATGCCTGGAAG CTTGGATGGCTGCAAAGGTCGGAGTAA
- the LOC101761336 gene encoding methyl-CpG-binding domain-containing protein 4: protein MPGAPTATRFLALLIPSPSRPLFPSPASTPIASGPFRHRAAGMTSGSPPGSPPSPPGSQRKRSATKDSVGLYAAQCYMCYKWRMIPTKEEFETLRENFTEDPWFCSRRPDCSCEDPADIEYDSSRIWVLDKPNIPKPPPETERLVIMRRDFSKMDTYYVMPNGKRARCAGDVDKFLEANPEYKNRISASDFNFAPPKVVEETVSHNSAWKAAKAKKQDKADASSAQK, encoded by the exons ATGCCGGGGGCACCGACTGCCACGCGATTTCTCGCTCTCCTGATCCCCTCGCCCTCCCGTCCGTTGTTCCCCTCTCCCGCATCGACGCCAATCGCCAGTGGCCCCTTCAGGCACCGCGCCGCCGGCATGACCTCAGGGTCCCCCCCGGGTtcgcccccctcccctcctggGTCCCAG AGAAAACGCAGTGCAACCAAAGATTCAGTTGGCTTGTATGCGGCGCAATGCTATATGTGCTACAAATGGCGTATGATTCCAACTAAAGAAGAATTTGAGACACTTCGTGAGAACTTCACTGAGGATCCATGGTTCTGCAGCAGAAGACCAGATTGCTCTTGTGAAGATCCTGCTGACATTGAGTATGACAGCAGCCGCATCTGGGTCCTCGACAAGCCCAACATACCAAAGCCCCCACCAGAGACAGAGAGGCTAGTGATTATGAGGCGTGATTTCAGTAAAATGGACACCTACTATGTCATGCCAAATGGGAAGCGTGCACGGTGTGCCGGGGATGTAGATAAGTTTCTGGAGGCAAATCCAGAGTACAAGAACCGCATATCCGCTTCAGACTTCAACTTTGCACCACCCAAGGTTGTTGAGGAGACAGTTTCTCACAACTCTGCCTGGAAGGCTGCCAAGGCTAAGAAGCAGGACAAGGCAGACGCTTCTAGTGCACAGAAGTGA